The following proteins are encoded in a genomic region of Periophthalmus magnuspinnatus isolate fPerMag1 chromosome 23, fPerMag1.2.pri, whole genome shotgun sequence:
- the septin5b gene encoding septin 5b, with translation MSGSRYRSRAPRAGKSHEKEYVGFASLPNQLHRKSVKKGFDFTLMVAGESGLGKSTLVNSLFLTDLHKDRKLLNAEERISQTVEITKHTVDIEEKGVKLKLTIVDTPGFGDAVNNTECWRPVTDYINQQFEQYFRDESGLNRKNIQDNRVHCCLYFIPPFGHGLRPVDIEFMKILMDKVNVVPLIAKADCLTPGEIRKFKERLREEIDKCGIKIYQFPDCDSDEDEEFKQQDRELKESTPFAVIGSNTVVEARGQRVRGRLYPWGIVEVENPAHCDFVKLRTMLIRTHMHDLKDITNDCHYENYRAQCIQTMASKMSSDNRVESPIPILPLSTPDVETEKLIKKKDEELKRMQQMLQKMQQQMHEQDL, from the exons ATGTCTGGCAGCAGGTACAGGAGCCGTGCGCCCCGAGCAGGTAAGTCTCAC gaaaAGGAGTATGTTGGGTTTGCATCACTGCCCAATCAACTGCATAGGAAGTCAGTCAAAAAAGGATTTGATTTCACACTCATGGTTGCAG GTGAGTCTGGTCTGGGTAAATCCACCTTAGTAAACAGCTTGTTCCTGACAGATCTGCATAAAGATCGTAAACTTCTCAACGCAGAGG AGCGAATTAGTCAGACCGTGGAGATCACCAAGCACACAGTGGACATTGAAGAGAAGGGAGTGAAGCTCAAACTGACGATAGTGGACACGCCGGGGTTTGGAGATGCAGTCAACAACACTGaatg TTGGCGGCCAGTTACAGACTACATCAACCAGCAGTTTGAGCAATACTTTAGAGACGAGAGTGGTCTGAACAGGAAGAACATCCAGGACAACAGGGTGCACTGCTGCCTCTACTTTATACCTCCTTTTGGACATGG GCTGCGCCCAGTCGACATAGAGTTCATGAAGATCCTAATGGATAAGGTGAATGTAGTCCCTCTCATCGCCAAGGCAGACTGTTTGACCCCCGGCGAGATCAGGAAGTTTAAAGAGCGG CTGAGAGAGGAAATAGATAAATGTGGGATAAAGATCTACCAGTTCCCAGACTGCGACTCCGACGAAGATGAAGAATTCAAACAACAAGACAGAGAACTGAAG GAGAGCACTCCATTTGCAGTGATTGGCAGCAACACAGTGGTGGAGGCCCGTGGTCAGAGAGTGAGAGGCCGGCTGTACCCGTGGGGGATTGTGGAGG TGGAGAACCCTGCCCACTGTGACTTTGTGAAGCTGAGGACCATGTTAATAAGGACTCACATGCACGACTTGAAGGACATAACCAACGACTGTCACTATGAAAACTACAGGGCGCAGTGCATTCAGACTATGGCAAG TAAAATGAGTTCGGACAATAGAGTGGAGAGCCCCATTCCCATTTTGCCTCTGTCTACACCAGACGTAGAGACGGAGAAGCTCATCAAGAAGAAAGATGAAGAG TTGAAGAGGATGCAGCAGATGCTTCAGAAGATGCAACAGCAAATGCATGAGCAGGACCTGTGA